The genomic region ATTAAGAACTCGTGCAAGGTTAATAGGATGAATTGTGGAAATGGCATACACAGTAGTAGGCTCTGAGGCAGCTACTGACTCcaaaagaatgtattttgtgGGTTACAGTAGCCGGTTGCACGACAGTGCCATGTGACTGTTTAGTAGTTAGTTAAAGAGGGAAATATGACATCAGGTGCTATTGGGAAAGaatggagaaaacagaacaaaagcaagtgaaatGTAGAAATGCATGGTTAAACCACATCTTAAATAGTGTACGCAATTCCAAGTTACCccatttaatttacaaaaggataaattaaaactgaaaagtgtACATACAGAGTAGTAAGGATAGTAAAAGATACAGACAGAACAACTTCCCAGAGAGAACATCTGAACAGAATAGAACTCTGGCTTGGAGAAGAGCTACTTCAGGTTGGAAATGGTGAGTTCAGTGCAGTCAGACGTGACGACATTCAGAAATAACAGGGATCAACTTTCAGCTGTCCCAGTCAAATGATATTAGTGAACAACAGgcttcaaacaagaaaaaaaaaatccttcctttatttctttaaaccaTAGTCTACTGCAATTAAATTTGAGAGCCCAGTTAAGTTTGGTTATCAAAAGTTTATACAATCCTTAAAGCAATTAGAGAAGCACACAAAAGGTAGCTATCAAAAgctattaaatataaaaatatttcagtaaatcGCTGAACTACAGATCTTCATAGGTTTAGAAAGCATTTCGGGGACCTATCGCTACAGACCTACAGTGTTCTTAACACTTATCCCTCAGTACATGCTACTGCCTGTTGTTGAAGACAAGCTACTGAGCGTTACGGACATCTGGGCTGATCATGGATGGCCACACTTCCACTCTTACAAGCACAGAACTCATAAGAAACTACTTAAAAAAAGTCAGCTTTCTAAAGGACAACAGAATGAAGGCCGAGACACAAAAGATATTTCAGTTGAAGGACACTAGCACAAGCATGAATATTAACAAATAATCTATTCTGAAAATtaagagggggggggggaagaaagctCTTAACAAGAGTTTTCCACTTGGAGTAACAGGGAGccaaaaactgcttttgaacaGGACAATAAAGAAGAGATACGATGGTGGAGAGCTGATTTGGATCTGATGTCCCAGAAAATCCCTCTGTTCATATGCTCCCTGTAAGACTGGTCTTCAGCTTCACAGCTGGTAAGATCAAATATTTACCAGTTCAGCGTTATCCCCTCTGAACAGATAAGGAATTCTGGATAAGCCTACTGTTGGGAAATGTGCCGGCGTTACATAAAGTTTTCAATACAAGGGGCTTTTTACCTTTGCCCCTTTCCTCTGGAGGTCCACCTGGAGCATCCATTTCTCTGTGGTCAGAGGTCCCTGGTCCGTCGTGCCAGGGACGTTTACGTGGTGGCAATGAGGCCATGTCCATGCCCTGGAGCGAAGAAGAACGTTCTCTGTTAGCTGGAGAATGCCCGTCATGAGGGTGATCTGGACGAGGACCtgagcatgaaaagaaaaaaaaaacagggtAAGTAATGTTCATCCGATCATCATTCCTCATTTTTGGAGGCAGTCACACAAATTTACATACTTTCCACACTATTTGGCACAcaattttaagttaaaattaCATAAAGCTTCCCCCCCGCCATCCCAGCAGGCAAACAAGCAAACATCAGGTGGATGAGTTGCAAGAAAGCTAAACGTAAAAAGatgatgggaaagaaagaagtgacaGATGTAAAGTATTCttttcagtataaaatatttttttatattttagagACAATCACATCTCCATTTATTCACGTGTCATTTGTGCTCATTTTTCCCATGACATTCTGACACTCAGTTTTGCCCCACAAGGGGTTGCCATTAGTAACACAACTGCAAATACCAACAAGCTGTCAGGCattgcagctgaaaacattgtttttgCAGCCAATAAGAAGGTGCCAtccaagagaaaaattactATCTGCGTTAATatacatctcaaaaaaaaaaccccacgagATATGCTTTAGTCATCCACAGGTGACAACAGGCAGTTCCAGGCTGTACAAGAATTCAACTTAAGGCCACAATAATCTTTTGTTCAGTGAGACAGTTGCATTTACAGCCAGTTAAATTTGTATAGTTAATTGTTTCCTGAATTTAGAAGCCCAAAGAACTACGTTTTGGTTTTCTCATGGTAAAAAACTGGTAACAAGCATATGAGGTACAGGAAAAagatgtgatttaaaaaaaaagaatctactTGTAAGTGGTATATTGTAGAAGTCTAGTCTATTACCTAAAACAAACCTCACGTTTTTTTACCTGGTTCTCTGTTTCCATCCCAGGATTCTGGTTTCCGCCCTCCTTCAAAGCGTGGAAATTCATCTGGAGTAGGAAGTAAACCCTTCCGGCCTCCTGCGCAGTAAGAGATGCAGGGGACAGGAGTGAGAAGAGACATCCTATTCATGAAAATACTGTAGTTTGCCCCAGAAATGTCTTTGCTTCCTTATCCTTGCTTTTCAGTGTAGAAGAATGTTCCTCTCACCTCGAATAGCACCGCGACCTCGTCCCCGAACACCATGGTCCCTTCCTCTTGAGTTTTCATCTGGAGAGTCAAAAGCGTCATCTGGCCCAAAATCTTCGGGGCCAGGAAAGCCGTCTCGCCCCCTGGGTCCCCGGCCCTCATGTCTTGAGGGTCCTGCTCTTCTGAAGCTACAAGAAAGAACATGgtacaaatgtgttttttagGCAGAACTTAGATTGATAAACTTGAGTCAGTTTCACTTTAATAATAACTTATGTCTGTTTTACTTAATACTATAGCACATACAGTTACTAGAATAGGATTTGTAGGTGGAGAAGtgctcattttctgtttttgagcactttgtttattcatttttgtagttttcccttgattttgcttctgttgtgttggtttttcatacaagaaaaatactgtcaaaTATACTGcattcatttaatgaaaaggggcgggggggggaacCCCCGATCAGTGAGTGACGATAGACACAAGGTAAGGTAAGGAAAAGTACAAGTGAATTTCCCTTCTGTGGTGGTCTtactttccccttccctttcttcccttccactTTAGTGAtaaaaacaagctgaaaaaatacaagcaacGATTCACAGCTGTAACAAAATATTCCAGCATCTTATTCCTATTGATATGGGATTCTTTTGCTagaatattctctttttttgttccGTCCTTTTAAGTTTACAGTTTTAACAAATGAATCTAGGCTGCACTTGGCTCTGCGGGGATGATGATTGCTGAACAGCGTGCACAGTGGCATTCTACAACCTGAAGAACAGTTTATCCCACTGCAATAatgcagaattttgttttgcaatttcAGTTATCACACTAAAGTTGATAATTTCCTTCTAGTAAGTACCATGGCATCTTCAGTCATTTGGTATGACTGGGTTCTGCATCTCATCTGAAATGAGTATGGCCCCTCCAGTGTCACACTGGGCTTTTAACGCAGATCTCCAGAAAGAACGGTGCGTAACGAACTGTCACTGCCATCGCAGGTAAGCCTGTCGATGGCCGCATGGGTACTAGCAGTCTGGGGTTTTTACCTGACCAGTTCGAACCCTTGGAGTGCTCGTAAAAGCGCATACACATTCTGCGTATTACTGCAACCCCACAAGTGCGCGCTGGCCCCGGCAGCTGGGATCGTCTCACTTACAGCCCAGCTCCTGTGCCAGCACAGGACAGTGTTTAGGTGGTGCAGGCACAGCGGTTCAGGAGCCCTGGCAGCGCGAGCCCACACTGCTGCCCACCCCTTGGTGCCAGCAGGCGTAATGCCGAGTGCTCTCTGCCCAGTCACACTGATGCCTCCCACCTCCCCTCTTGTCCCAGTTCCACACTGGGCAAACCGTCACCACCATAATACTCAGATGGTGTTGGCTTTGTGCAacatccccttccccagctcatTAACGACACAGTGCATCCTATTACAAGCAAAACTTTAGATacttttatttagaattttaaCAACATTAAccttttaattacaaatttaaatattttaacagtagTCATAACacaatacaatatttttaaacttttacatttttcttttttaattaaaaacaataggTCTGTCTCCACctcccagaaaacaaacacaacacagaGAGGAGGCTGCTGTGCCCGTAGAGGTACAACAGTGGATGGAGGGAGTGCTATGTATGGACAGTGAACCATTTCACATAAACCTGGATgacttgggaaaacaaactgaacagTTTCAGGTACAAATGGTTCAAATAATCACATAGCAATATTGTTTAGCCTTGAAACAGCACAGTCCTCTAGATGGGTTAGAGGGCCTCCCATTTTAATACTGACGTGGTGTGATTCTGCTTAGCTTGTGAATTACCAAGATTTGCAACACCAGGTCCTATGGCTAGCAGAAATAGGGCCTTTCCTTTAGCTTCCAGGCAACGTTATGGACACTGTTTAGCTCTGAAATCTATCATACCTACACCTGACACAGCCACAGCTCCTAACGTTATGTTACGCATATCCTTTTTCACTTATTCGTATCAGTCACGTGTAAAACCCTGCCTTGCATAGGGCTCAGTTCCTGTTTGACTGCTCTCAGATCTTCTTCCTTGAGGCCTAGGACCTTAATATACAGAACTACACACTGTGCAGATTAGCAGGCAGGAAGAGGCAGGTCTCTGCGGTAGAAGCATCATGTTGATGTGCACAGGTAGAGTAAGAACAGGACAGGGATGAAGAGGATGGGAAATTAGAGagaaacacacatacacacacttccCTCTCATGCTTGAGCAAACCAGTTACCATCTAAATTCCAAACCCAGTCAGCTAAATAAGTGGTTGGGATTGTTAAATTCATCTCAGCCTCTGCAGTAAATGGCACCTAATTCACCTTCATTCAAAGGAATTCATCAAGTTCGCAAGCACAACAAGCATTGCATAGCCCTGTGCCCATTCCTTTTAAACCAAACTCGCTGTAAAAACACTTGTACTCTGACAAATAGACTTTTCTTAGTTCAGAAGTCAGATTTACAGGTCACAAAGTTCTTAAACTCTCTTCCTgaaaccctttttaaaaatcatcataAAGTATTTTCCAGTCCCTAAGCATTTCCAGTACAAGATCTGAAAATCTCTACTGAGCTTCTAAAGCATTGTCTGCTGTGTCTTTTAGAATTCCATAATGCAGACCGTTCAGCTTGGATCCTCTctacttttactttttttaaaaatggctttaattgttaccttcttttagttactgttcatttcttttcatactCTTCACACAAAAGGAAGGAACATCTTTACAGAGCTAGGTAGAAAATAGCTAAAAGAGCTGTATAGATGCAAAGTAAAAGGAATGTAAGAAAATGATTAAAAAGGCAACTAAAACACACAAAATTCACATTATGTGGAGACCACAATATATTTGTACAAGTACACGTTCTTATACATATAGAATTGGTGGTCAGTGAGAGGCTTAGACCTTGGAGGCCAAATTTAACTCAGTTGAACTAGCATAAATCTGGAGCAATTTCGATGACAGTTATCTTGCTGACTTAGCGTAATCCCTCCATATTTACATGGGTAACTAGAAGCAAATTCATCCTTTTGTGACTTACTGGGAAATTGTGAGCAATGGCATGGACGTTGCTgtaaattagattatttttgaGTTCTTCACTTGGCATTAAGAAATAagtcagaaagagaaataaaatttctacaAGCAAAACCATGAGAGAAGTCTCAACAGTCCAACAGATGCTGTAGCTCTGTCCCTTATATTTGATAGTAGGATCACTGTTCCTGCTCCTTACAAGTATATTACATCTCATTCTAGAGTCTCTACAGTCATGCTGTAGTTTGTGACTGGAGACAAAGTCTCAAAATCCACTTCTAGTGTTCTCAAAAGTTTGTCACTTTAACCTTCAAGTTTTCTCTCAATTTTCATCAAAACGGTCTCAAATCTTCGTCCTGTGTCACTGGATCTTCTCTACAaatttcctcccttctctttacTTACTGTTTAAAGACACGGAAGCTGCTGTGTACAATGACCAGTTTTCTTCTATTACTGAATGATTTTTATGGACTCTATACTCAGGTATATTAgagttttcatttccttattGGTTTCCAGTTTATAAATCTGAAACAGATAGACTCcttaatgaaaaggaaaccagGAAGAAAGAGTTCCCTCCATTTTACCCTTTAACCCAAAAAAGATGAGTAGAGTTATTCTTACCTCTCATCTCGTCTTCCTCGGAACCGTGCATCCTCAGGATCCCGTGGATATCTATCATCTGAAGGTCTCCGTCCTTCCCAAGCACCAGGAGGCCCACGGTTTGAACCCCCTCCTTCAAATTCCCTGTGAtcaggaggaaagggaggcCCAGGTCCACCTCGTCTCCATTTTTCGTCTTGCAATGGTGGGCCTCCTCTCCCCTCAAATTCCCGTAATCGATGGCCAAATCTCTTATCTGGATGGAAGTCGTCACGGAAGTCATCTGGTCGATCAAAGTCATCATGGAAATCTGGGTGAGGTCCTCGTCTATCTGGCATGCCCCTGCTGTCTCTACCATCACCCCACTCCTGGCCACCTCGAAACAACCCTCTCTCAGGCCCATGCTCAGGACCACCACTGTTCTGGTCGTGCCTTCTATCTGAGAGAGGGCCCATGTGATGGTTTGGTGGACCACGGGAGTCACCTTGAGGGAAAAAATCATAGCAGATTTCTGTAACGTTTTCTAAAAACGCTCTAGGATGCTCTAGTTCGTACAGTTCTACAAAGCAGACACCATACACTtcacatgaaataatttttttgggggggaaaacTTTTCCTCTACATTCCAGCCCAAGCCTATGGAAGCTTTCCTCTCAGCCAAGGCCCtatgctctgctgcagccttttCTGTCTAGAGGCACTGCACTGGAACAGCCTCTTTTAGGAGGATTACCCACAGGAGAACAGACAATATAATTAATTACCTTTATTAAGACCAGGTCCTTGGTTGTGAGGGCCAAGACGACCTtgtcctccctgctgccccagtcCTGGTATCAGTGGTGGAGGACCTGGGTTCTGTCCGTCCTACAAGCATGTAACAACAAAAGCCATGTGAATTTCtatgtgtatttttgcttttaagcatTTCCTAAGGGGGAAAAACcaattttctttacataaaGGCCCATCTGCACAGGCCTTACAACAGAAACAGCTGATTTTCCAGCCTAACTTCTCAGACATTCACATCACTAACACTTTTCAGTCACTGTCCAAGAAACACACCGTTTTATAGGAAACTTAAGTGTTTCCAGGCCTAATATTTCACCTGTAACAACCAAAGATGATAAAGCTCATATTCTAGGAATATTCATGAGGAAGCTATgtatatttctttgaaaaataccaGGTACTGATTTCTATGCAGTTAAAGAGCTGTATGCACCAAAGACTTCCTTTggaaattaacaaaaataaaatgaaaccacgaaaaaaatataattcaagAATGTTGTGACAGGGAGGTCAAAACAGGGCCATAAGAGAACCTCTCTTATAAACCTTTGTAAATTGTTAACATGGAAATATAGGATTTTCGTTTTTGACAGCTggcaaagtttctttttcttaatggtAATTCTAGGATCAAAAGAAAGTACTAATACTTGGCTAATCACCAAGAGACAAGTTGTTAATGGGTCATTAAGCGTTGGCAAGGCTAAAGGCAGAAGCTGCAGTTACCTGCTTTTCTCAAGCAACAACAGCAGAGTGAGCAGAGGTTTGCGTAAGTtatatatactttattttttcttcgGGATCATatatgtatttcattattttctctcttttttggGGGGCATTTTGAAGgataaaataatgttctttacattcagctgctgtcacagaCCCACGGAAGATTTCTACAGGTACCACATTTACACAGGACCCACTATGATAACACTGATCAGGAAACAATGTGGTTGAACCGTCTGATTCTGCCTTTAAACAGCAAAGGTCAGAGAAAAAGTCATCATCTGGGGTTTGTACCTGACTGGAACTAAAAGGGGGCACCTACGTAATTTACACTGTACAAATGGGatccaaacaataaaaatgtatcaCTGTGAACAAGACAGAGTTGAAACTTGCAACATTACTATACAAAATCTTCTTACCTTGACATCActaaagaaaacccaaacaacccaaaacccacaccaGAAAACCCTAAGCAcgtaaggttttttttttcctagacgTGTCTAATATATAAGATTTAGACTTGGACTTCATATTGGCTTGTAAAAAACCCTCCAGACTGCAGGTAGTTTGTAAATACTTAAAAACCTACATTCCATCACTATCACTGTACTCATAATTACACTGCTTAATCTCTCCATGAATCAAAGTTAAACAACTTTCATGCTCCACATTTACCTCTGAGAAacaccacctttttttctggttgcaGAGAAGCAATAAgttcatttctgcatttttgtcatcttgtcttgaaatactggttttaaattaaatatttatattcaacTGCAATATAGGTgataaacacaaaaaaccacacaaatatATACCACAAACATCACATTTGCATAGGGTAATTTTGTAAgggctttggggaaaaaaaaagcaaaataaaaggcCTGGCCCAAtgcctgttaaaaaaaccccaaaatatctTCCTAGTGACCAAATGTTACCATGAATCCAGACTAAATAAATTCCGTGACTAGGCAAGATCCAGCTGTCACAGTGCTGCCGCCATTCTTGACCAAAAACTTGCCATAGTTCTGTGATTTCTCATATATATAGCATATGCTTACCTACAACAAACCTTACTGAGTTTCTGAAATTTACGGCACTAGTGTTTAATGCCAGCAGCAGGGTTTAGCCCTCGCCAAGTGAGTTTCCTGGGTGTTCAGCAAACCCCTCTATTCCAAACAACTCATGCTTTGACCGCACAGGCAGACTGTGCCACACCACCACATTTTCCCATGCCtttgatttcaaaatacattctgGTTCCCCAACCGGGCTggaaactgaaaaccaaaatacGTAGAGCTCAGGAGAGAGTTTTCTAAAAGCTGCAGATGGCCTTGGGTACGCCGGGAGCATCCCACGCCGGCTCCACCACTGGCTCCCGGCTTCCCGGCACGGGCTGCGGCTCTGCACGGGTCAGGGATGCTGGTGCGGCAGCACGCGACTGCTCCACACCACCGGCCACGCAAACGGCATGGTTAGCTCAAGCCAGCCACctgtattaattaaaatgacGCACTGGAAGGGGAAACAATTCTTTGTATTCACCCATAAGCAAAATCTGCTTTCTCCTAAATTAGTGCACAAGCTCCTAAAGTTTGTCTGTGTGGACCAAGAGACCTGGTCCAAAGGATTCGTACCTCACTCAACCAGTAAATGAGAGGAAATTCAGCGTTATCTACCCAGAAGGAATGTAAGAAGATCAAAACTAAACCAGCAATAGCAAAAGAGCTCCAAAGGGATACTGCTAACTTGGGAATATTCTGTTTATCCATCTGCATTTTCATATCAACATGTCTATCTCCAGGATAAGATTGTGACAATCACATCTCAGGCCATTTCCTTCCCATAAACAGTTCTCTCTCCCATTTCACGTTCGCAGCAGGTCTTGCACTCAGTGGGAGATGCACATCTCGCCCGCACCCCGGCAGCaatcccctccctccccatggggagcagaggcagggaacAGTGCTATCTGACGTGCATGTTAACCTTTACAGATGTGTATATATGTTCAGTGTTAATGTCACAAGCTCTTGATAAAGCAGGTATGTATCCAAACGCTCCTGCCACTGAAAAGGAAGGCTTTTTAAAGGGCTTTAAAACTTGAGTTATACAAgtttacagaggaaaaatgtcAAGTTCAGAACAAAAAATGAGCTAAAGCCTGCTGTTTAAAAAACTCACCGATAAGGccttttaaaagagaaacagtaGGAACACTATAATAGTAATTATATTCATATTACAAAGAAGCAAACTATAGCAAACCCGACATTACGAACTCTAAAATCTGTTCATTCTTAAAAGACTTTACCATACTAAAGCTGCACGTGGAAGGAAAAATGGTCAAAAATACCTTGCTTCGTCgttttttaatgtctgtaaTGAATGACTTCAAGATAGCAGTGTTCATTGAAAATAACCAGCCACCTGTCAAAAGCAACTTCCTGAATTTTGTGAAGTGTTGACAGCAGGGTCAGACAAGGACAGCCCCACACACATGTGTAAACATACACAAACTTGGTAATTAttctcaaagcagaaaagcGAGTCTCCCTGAGACAGCAATGAAAAACATTATGCTAGTTCTAGCTAGATAGCTGTGGAACCAGCTCTTGTTTGCTTAACTGTGATGCTTTTGAAATCTCAGCAATAGAGTCACATTAACAGACTTCTGGAGGGACTTATTGCtgatttgtaagaaaaaaaatatattcaaaaccTTCCAGAATTTGTAGTTTAGCCTGCCTCAACGTGAAACAGAATCACTGAGCTAAAGCTCATTTCGATGTCATCACTCACTGTGATTGGTACTGCACTACactatatgcatatatatacatatatatatatgcactaCATATATATACTGCACTAAGGACTGTATGCATACCTCTGCAAAGCTTTAACCAGAAACTACTGAGTCTAGGTTCTAGTCTGCAAGTCTAAGAGTTaactctgtttaaaaaacccccacgCATTTTCCCAAATTGAGTAAgtagaagttttttttttttttcaaacatccTCATCAAAATTCACCCTaaagctgaaaacaagcaagagaAATTTTAAGTAGGGAGTCAGTGCCATGCAAATAGGAACTTGTAAGAGCTAATAAATATGAAACCCTCTGCATTATCCGTGGTAGATCAGAAGGTGGAATAAGCCTGTTACGAACACCGCTGACGAGGGCAGAGCAGGTGGCACGTGGCACTGAACCAGACTTGATCGAAACCTGACTCGATCCCTGCAGAATCAACTGGTGCGTCTATAAGCGACACTCTCCCGTATTCCAGGTCAGCTGAGTGCAGGCACATCGTCGAGCTGGGGAACCCCCCGGGAGCTGAGCGCCGAGGCAGCGCGACACAGGGATGCCCGActggcagcaccagctcagcgcccaccctgccccagctgcgCGAGTGCGACACAGACTGGCCGCCCGCGCTCCCCAGCACACGGCGCAGTAACGAGTCAATGGTGTGCAACGCCCGCCGCCCAGCCCGGGCTCCAGGGAGCACCGGGGCAGCTAACCCACAGTTAAGATTAACCGGAAGTTAAATTCATCCCACAGTTCAGATTAACTGCTCTGGGGCAACGGAGAGTTGGCAATATATTGCTTTAATTAAACATACGAGTTTTCTTACGTTCAGTTTGCTCAAATTCAACTTAGTGCTTACCTAGTACCCAGGAAATTCTCCATTTAAGACAATTCCGTgacttcaaattaaaaaaacctggatCTCCTCTTAGGGTTACAACTTGTCATAGCAGACCGATTTCTGTACCAGTACTACCAATAACCTTTTTCCGACAGTTACCTCTGCTGTTTCCAAACGACCCCACTCTTCCCATCACCCTTTTCCCGATGCCCCAGCCTTGCAGGTACGCCCAACCTCCAGCTTCTCAGCTCTTGCTCTGCATCTCTACCAGGCGCTGTTATCACCTCTCCGTTCTTAACGCTCCTGTTACGCAGACCCACACCTACCTGGTTGAATGGGGGGCGAGGCCCATCACCCAGCAGAGGcgttttctgctgctggaaaggcaGAGGGCCCTGGGAAGGGTGCGGCCCCCTCGAAGGGTTCGGTTGTCCCTGAGGTCCTTGCATGTTTCCTTGAGGCCCTACTAAAGAGCCTTGTGGAGGTCCCTGCTGGCCTTGTGGACCAGGTGGCCCACGCAATTCCTGTGGCGGTCCTAACATTGTACCTTGTGGCGGGGGTCCCTGGAGGCCCCTCATCTCCTGGGGACCATGTCCTAGTAAACCACTTTGCATATGAGGACCTCTCATTTCTTGCGGATGACCCATCATCATCCCTTGTGGAGTAGGTCCCTGGTTATCTCTGGGTCCTGGAGGACCCTGCATCCCTCTTGGATTAAGTCCCATCAAAGGCCCTTGAGATATAGGGCCCTGCATCCCTTGAGATCCTGGAGCTCCTTGCATGCTGTGAGGAAGAGGTCCTTGCATTCCTCGGGGACCAGGTGGCCCTTGCATTCCTTGACTACCAGGGGGACCTTGAGGACCCATGTGACCTTGTGGGCCAGGGGGACCCTGAGGTCCTAAATGAGTCTGAGACCCAGGCAGACCCTGCGGTCCCAAGTGGCCTTGTGGGCCAGCGTTACCCTGTGGACCTGGGGGCCCCATTGGCCCATGAGGGCCAGGATGTCTCTGCATTCCTTGATGTCCGTGTAAATCCTGAGGCCGTGGCATTCCTTGTGGAGGCCCTTGGGGGCCTGGAGGTCCTTGTGGTCCCATGAACCCTTGTGGACCTGCACCTCCTTGGTGTAATGGAGGGCCTTGAGGTCCCATTTGTCCTTGGGGTCCTGGAGGTCTGAACTGTCCTTGTGGACCGGGAGGTCCCATCTGAGGCATATTCATTGGCATCTGCTGAGGTGGAAGGGGCTGCTGAAATCCTTGAGGCATCTGTGACATTGGGCCTTGCCCTGGGAAAGGCTGGGGTCCGTGCAGAGAGCCTCCTGGAGGTGGCGGCTGCACTTGCTCAGCTTGCTTCTGTGCAAGTCTCTCAATCTTCAATTGCTGACCGGAAAAAGTGacccagaaaaatcaaataagcaCAGAGGTATATGGAACAACTAAACATCAGAAGCAATCATCATCTCATTTCTCAGgactttgaaaaacatttagTGCTTTTCTCTTAACTAACAGAAACAGAACTAAAGAGACCCATAAGTCAGTATTAGTTAGGCGAAATGCAGGGGCCTCACGGAAGCTTTTGTAGCATCACGTGTAAAGTCCAATATCCTGTTCtactggatatttttttttaaaaaaggtgaaagCAGTACTGCAAAAGCAAGCTGCACATTTTAGAACTGAGGTCCAAATATATCTCACAGAGCACCACAACCAATTTGCTCCTGTCTTTCCCTACGTACCTCCAGGAGCTGTGGGTTTGTGTACTGAAGTGCTGCCATTTCCTGCTCGATCTCCGCCTGCgtcttctttttctcctccagcttaatatcttcctttctgtcattCAGTGGCTCTGGCGGGGGAGGCAACGGGACTTTATTCTGCATCCATGCCTATAAAGAATAGTAAGCACAAGATGAATTCTGTGGAAGGTGTATGTGACATATTGCTGCGCTGGGAAAGGATAAGCTGGAATGCTGTGTACTATGGATGTTCAGAAGCTAAAAACAATGCTGAATAAAACTTCCGTATTTTATAACATCCTATTTTCCAGGTACAGATACAAAATCTAAGGGATTTAACCAAGTGTTTTATGCTTAAATGGTTATTTAACTATGGTGGCAAATTACTTTGCACTGGGTGCTGATGTAAAAGAGCTGATACTGGAAATCCAAAGCATTTCAACAGCCACATACTTTGTAAAGTTGGGAAAACAGCAAGTTGCT from Falco rusticolus isolate bFalRus1 chromosome 13, bFalRus1.pri, whole genome shotgun sequence harbors:
- the WDR33 gene encoding pre-mRNA 3' end processing protein WDR33 isoform X4 encodes the protein MATEIGSPPRFFHMPRFQHQAPRQLFYKRPDFAQQQAMQQLTFDGKRMRKAVNRKTIDYNPSVIKYLENRVWQRDQRDMRAIQPDAGYYNDLVPPIGMLNNPMNAVTTKFVRTSTNKVKCPVFVVRWTPEGRRLVTGASSGEFTLWNGLTFNFETILQAHDSPVRAMTWSHNDMWMLTADHGGYVKYWQSNMNNVKMFQAHKEAIREASFSPTDNKFATCSDDGTVRIWDFLRCHEERILRGHGADVKCVDWHPTKGLVVSGSKDSQQPIKFWDPKTGQSLATLHAHKNTVMEVKLNLNGNWLLTASRDHLCKLFDIRNLKEELQVFRGHKKEATAVAWHPVHEGLFASGGSDGSLLFWHVGVEKEVGGMEMAHEGMIWSLAWHPLGHILCSGSNDHTSKFWTRNRPGDKMRDRYNLNLLPGMSEDGVEYAPGDDLEPNSLAVIPGMGIPEQLKIAMEQEQMGKDESNDIEMTIPGLDWGMEEVMQKDQKKVPQKKVPYAKPIPAQFQQAWMQNKVPLPPPPEPLNDRKEDIKLEEKKKTQAEIEQEMAALQYTNPQLLEQLKIERLAQKQAEQVQPPPPGGSLHGPQPFPGQGPMSQMPQGFQQPLPPQQMPMNMPQMGPPGPQGQFRPPGPQGQMGPQGPPLHQGGAGPQGFMGPQGPPGPQGPPQGMPRPQDLHGHQGMQRHPGPHGPMGPPGPQGNAGPQGHLGPQGLPGSQTHLGPQGPPGPQGHMGPQGPPGSQGMQGPPGPRGMQGPLPHSMQGAPGSQGMQGPISQGPLMGLNPRGMQGPPGPRDNQGPTPQGMMMGHPQEMRGPHMQSGLLGHGPQEMRGLQGPPPQGTMLGPPQELRGPPGPQGQQGPPQGSLVGPQGNMQGPQGQPNPSRGPHPSQGPLPFQQQKTPLLGDGPRPPFNQDGQNPGPPPLIPGLGQQGGQGRLGPHNQGPGLNKGDSRGPPNHHMGPLSDRRHDQNSGGPEHGPERGLFRGGQEWGDGRDSRGMPDRRGPHPDFHDDFDRPDDFRDDFHPDKRFGHRLREFEGRGGPPLQDEKWRRGGPGPPFPPDHREFEGGGSNRGPPGAWEGRRPSDDRYPRDPEDARFRGRRDERFINWKPIRK